One genomic window of Desulfovermiculus halophilus DSM 18834 includes the following:
- a CDS encoding IclR family transcriptional regulator, translated as MSASILSRAVQVIDAVSKSEHGLRFSDIAALLSHPSPSTVNKILKELTRERILEKNGSGRYTLGRKTYFWGRCMAAKNTPIQIIRSCMEQLHKDLSASVNLFTCIDQRLFCLESIVDPDSPALWQAGKSLPLHISVLGAVFFMSEEQVQDEEFLAQEMSRHEAMLELKEVKDVLHQARRSDFLDDRGIFFPGMRRFAVPLYESGQVAMTLGVGVMPARLERVPGLGDRIADKLHSARAEIESFINP; from the coding sequence ATGAGTGCATCCATACTTTCCAGGGCCGTCCAGGTCATCGACGCGGTGAGCAAAAGCGAGCATGGACTGCGGTTTTCCGATATCGCGGCCCTCCTGTCCCATCCCAGCCCATCCACTGTGAACAAGATCTTAAAAGAGCTGACCCGGGAAAGGATTTTGGAAAAAAACGGATCCGGCCGCTATACCCTGGGAAGAAAGACCTATTTCTGGGGCCGGTGCATGGCGGCCAAGAACACGCCGATACAGATTATCCGCTCCTGCATGGAGCAGCTGCACAAGGACTTGAGCGCTTCAGTCAATCTCTTTACCTGCATAGACCAGCGACTGTTCTGTCTGGAAAGCATTGTGGATCCTGACTCGCCCGCCTTGTGGCAGGCAGGGAAGAGCCTGCCTCTGCATATTTCCGTCCTGGGCGCGGTTTTTTTCATGTCCGAAGAACAGGTTCAGGATGAAGAGTTCCTGGCTCAGGAGATGAGCCGGCATGAGGCGATGCTGGAGCTAAAGGAAGTAAAGGACGTGCTGCATCAAGCCCGCAGAAGCGACTTTCTAGACGACCGGGGCATCTTTTTCCCCGGCATGCGCCGGTTCGCCGTTCCGCTGTACGAATCGGGGCAGGTGGCCATGACTCTGGGAGTGGGGGTTATGCCGGCTAGGCTGGAGCGGGTTCCCGGACTCGGGGACCGAATCGCGGATAAGCTGCATTCAGCCAGGGCCGAGATCGAGTCATTTATAAACCCCTGA
- the betC gene encoding choline-sulfatase, producing MQSKRPNILIIQADQLAAQALPCYGNQVVQAPNLDSLAEDGVVFDSAYCNNPLCAPSRFSMMSGQHTSRIEAFDNGAEFPGDIPTFAHYLRVNGYQTCLSGKMHFVGADQMHGFEERLTTDVYPADHGWAPDWRHPEHRFDWWYHNMSSITQAGPCERTNQIDFDDETEFYAVRKIYDVARSDDDRPFCLVCSFTDPHDPYNCPKEHWDRYDHESIDLPRVGTLPDQELDPHSRRLRAAYQADVTKITNEDIKNARRAYYGQISYIDDKIGKLLKALDDTGMKEDTIILFTADHGDMLGEKGLWFKMSLFEGSARVPLLVHAPKRFGAKRVDTPVSLVDLLPTLLDVSDDPHLKEPADTMDGESLVPLLENGDGAESRTVISEFLGEGAIAPCFMVRRESYKYIYSQPDPPQLYDLRSDPEELTNLAGSPEYSQIEKELHQVVLDHQDPEKVHQAVLASQDRRRLVFSAHMTGKHTPWDFQPVHDASIKYMRNHLDLNDVEGRARIDSKK from the coding sequence ATGCAATCCAAACGGCCGAACATTCTTATTATCCAGGCCGACCAACTCGCAGCCCAGGCATTGCCCTGCTACGGCAACCAGGTGGTCCAGGCCCCGAATCTGGATTCCTTGGCTGAGGACGGCGTGGTCTTCGACAGCGCCTACTGCAACAATCCCCTGTGCGCCCCGTCCAGGTTCTCCATGATGTCCGGACAGCATACATCGCGGATAGAAGCATTCGACAACGGGGCCGAATTTCCCGGGGACATCCCCACCTTTGCCCATTACCTGCGGGTCAACGGATACCAGACCTGCCTGTCCGGCAAGATGCACTTCGTGGGCGCCGATCAGATGCACGGCTTTGAAGAGCGCCTGACCACGGACGTCTACCCTGCCGACCACGGCTGGGCCCCGGACTGGAGACATCCCGAGCACCGCTTCGACTGGTGGTATCACAACATGTCCAGCATCACCCAGGCCGGGCCCTGTGAGCGGACCAATCAGATCGATTTCGACGATGAGACGGAATTCTACGCGGTGCGCAAGATATACGACGTGGCCAGAAGCGACGATGACCGTCCGTTCTGCCTGGTCTGCTCCTTCACCGATCCCCACGATCCCTACAACTGCCCCAAGGAGCACTGGGACCGCTACGACCACGAGTCCATTGATCTGCCCCGGGTGGGCACCCTCCCGGATCAGGAACTGGACCCGCACAGCCGGAGGCTTCGGGCCGCGTACCAGGCCGATGTGACCAAGATCACCAATGAAGACATCAAGAATGCCAGACGGGCCTATTACGGCCAGATCAGCTATATCGACGACAAGATCGGCAAGCTGCTCAAGGCCCTGGACGACACCGGGATGAAGGAGGACACCATCATCCTGTTCACCGCGGATCATGGGGACATGCTGGGAGAGAAGGGGCTGTGGTTCAAGATGTCCCTGTTTGAGGGCTCAGCCCGGGTGCCCCTGCTCGTCCATGCCCCCAAGCGGTTTGGGGCCAAGCGTGTGGATACACCGGTTTCCCTGGTTGACCTGCTGCCCACCCTGCTGGATGTGAGCGATGATCCGCATCTGAAAGAGCCGGCGGACACCATGGACGGGGAAAGCCTGGTCCCCCTGCTGGAGAACGGGGACGGGGCGGAAAGCCGGACGGTGATCTCCGAGTTCTTGGGCGAGGGGGCCATAGCTCCCTGCTTCATGGTCCGCAGGGAGAGCTACAAGTACATCTACAGCCAGCCGGATCCCCCGCAACTGTACGATCTGCGCTCCGACCCCGAGGAGCTGACCAACCTGGCCGGCAGCCCGGAGTACAGCCAGATCGAAAAAGAGCTGCACCAGGTTGTCCTTGACCATCAGGATCCGGAGAAGGTCCACCAAGCTGTCCTGGCCAGTCAGGACCGGAGGCGTCTGGTGTTTAGCGCCCATATGACCGGGAAACACACACCCTGGGACTTTCAGCCCGTTCACGACGCATCCATCAAATACATGCGCAACCACCTGGACTTAAATGACGTGGAAGGCAGGGCCAGGATCGATTCCAAAAAATAG